From a region of the Triticum aestivum cultivar Chinese Spring chromosome 7D, IWGSC CS RefSeq v2.1, whole genome shotgun sequence genome:
- the LOC123165630 gene encoding probable glucomannan 4-beta-mannosyltransferase 3: MAGDGEGAAAFAAAKAEWLDGSGGLPLLRWWRASGGGELLGRWDAVRAGAVAPALAAVSGACLAMSAMLLAEAVFMAAASLVRRRPERRYSAGPLGAQDGEDEERGLLGYPMVLVQIPMYNEREVYKLSIGAACGLSWPSDRVIVQVLDDSTDPTIKDLVELECKIWAKKGKNVKYEVRNNREGYKAGALKEGMLHAYVQQCDFLAVFDADFQPEPDFLMRTIPYLARNPQIALVQARWEFVNPNECLMTRIQKMTLDYHFKVEQEAGSSTFAFFGFNGTAGVWRISAIKEAGGWDDRTTVEDMDLAVRAGLKGWKFVYVGDVKVKSELPSNLKAYRRQQHRWTCGAANLFRKMGAEILLTKEVSLWWKLYLLYSFFLVRKVVAHVVPFVLYCVVIPFSVLIPEIKIPAWGVVYIPTAITVLYAVRNPSSIHFIPFWILFENVMSFHRTKATFIGLLELGSVNEWVVTEKLGSASNTKPVPQILERPRCRFWDRWTVSELLFAVFLFVCATYNLVYGSDFYFIYIYLQAITFIIVGTGFCGTSNS, translated from the exons AtggccggcgacggcgagggggCCGCCGCCTTtgcggcggcgaaggcggagtgGCTCGACGGGTCTGGTGGCCTGCCGCTGCTGCGGTGGTGGCGCGCGTCGGGCGGCGGCGAGCTGCTGGGGCGCTGGGACGCGGTGCGCGCCGGGGCCGTGGCGCCGGCGCTCGCGGCGGTGTCGGGCGCGTGCCTCGCCATGTCGGCGATGCTGCTCGCGGAGGCCGTGTTCATGGCCGCCGCCAGCCTCGTGCGGCGGCGTCCCGAGCGGCGGTACAGCGCGGGCCCGCTCGGCGCCCAggacggcgaggacgaggagcgcgGCCTCCTCGGCTACCCCATGGTGCTCGTCCAAATCCCCATGTACAACGAGAGGGAG GTGTACAAGCTTTCGATCGGAGCAGCGTGTGGGCTGTCGTGGCCGTCGGATAGGGTCATCGTACAGGTTCTAGACGATTCCACGGATCCAACGATCAAG GATCTGGTGGAGCTGGAATGCAAAATTTGGGCTAAGAAAGGCAAGAACGTAAAATATGAGGTCAGAAACAATCGAGAAGGATACAAGGCTGGTGCACTGAAAGAGGGGATGCTGCATGCTTATGTCCAACAGTGTGATTTCCTCGCTGTATTTGATGCCGATTTCCAACCGGAACCTGACTTCCTCATGAGAACCATCCCATATCTCGCACGTAATCCACAAATTGCTCTTGTTCAAGCACGCTGGGAGTTCG TTAATCCCAATGAATGCCTGATGACAAGGATACAAAAGATGACACTAGATTATCACTTTAAAGTAGAGCAGGAGGCAGGTTCATCTACATTTGCCTTCTTTGGTTTTAATG GAACTGCTGGGGTATGGAGAATTTCTGCCATCAAGGAAGCTGGGGGCTGGGATGATCGAACCACAGTTGAAGACATGGATTTGGCAGTCAGAGCAGGCTTGAAAGGATGGAAATTTGTCTATGTTGGCGATGTCAAG GTAAAAAGTGAACTGCCAAGCAATCTGAAGGCATATCGCCGTCAACAACACCGTTGGACATGTGGGGCAGCAAATTTATTCCGAAAGATGGGAGCAGAGATATTGCTTACTAAG GAGGTGTCACTTTGGTGGAAGCTTTATTTGCTATACAGCTTCTTCTTGGTGAGGAAGGTTGTTGCTCATGTGGTACCTTTCGTGCTCTACTGTGTAGTGATCCCATTTTCGGTGCTAATTCCTGAGATCAAAATTCCTGCTTGGGGGGTGGTTTATATTCCTACAGCAATAACCGTTCTATACGCCGTCCGAAATCCAAG TTCTATCCACTTCATACCATTCTGGATCCTCTTTGAGAATGTCATGTCTTTTCACCGAACAAAGGCAACGTTCATCGGTTTGCTGGAGTTGGGAAGTGTAAACGAGTGGGTGGTCACAGAGAAGCTTGGCAGTGCAAGCAATACAAAGCCCGTGCCTCAGATACTCGAAAGGCCTCGCTGCAGGTTTTGGGACAG ATGGACCGTGTCAGAACTTCTGTTTGCTGTGTTCCTTTTCGTTTGTGCGACCTACAACTTGGTCTATGGAAGCGACTTCTATTTCATCTACATATATCTGCAGGCTATAACATTTATCATTGTTGGCACTGGTTTCTGCGGAACCTCTAACTCATAG
- the LOC123168729 gene encoding NAC domain-containing protein 92-like yields the protein MADHLQVQEQQQQLNLPPGFRFQPTDMEIITFYLVPKVLKKVFNTTVVEEVDLNKCEPWDLLKKVNMGDKGRYFFSQKDLKYSIGIRTNGATKAGYWKATGKDKEIIHPPTMSIIGMKKTLVFYKGRAPKGEKTNWIMHEYRLESGKQPTPNLPTNIAKATTINASSKGEYVVCRIFHKSTGLKKVMMPSYDMSIPMSMGGEKQQGFLDSTTLDPLMDCDVLSSLAPPPPLPATSLDQTHTFEAGSFVMGSAVLPMMNNHYFGNHYQQMMALPQSMSFYNNHQQQQMMEMSVDQGFMVGVDPGSVSSSIVCHEDVVTWLSNNN from the exons ATGGCAGACCACCTTCAAGTTCAAGAGCAACAACAACAACTGAATCTGCCACCAGGGTTTAGGTTTCAACCGACGGACATGGAGATCATCACCTTCTACCTGGTCCCGAAGGTGCTGAAGAAAGTCTTCAACACCACGGTTGTCGAGGAGGTGGACTTGAACAAATGTGAGCCATGGGATCTCCTAAAGAAGGTAAACATGGGGGATAAGGGGCGATACTTCTTCTCCCAGAAGGACCTCAAGTACTCCATCGGGATACGGACCAACGGGGCCACGAAGGCCGGCTATTGGAAGGCCACCGGAAAGGACAAGGAGATCATCCACCCACCGACCATGAGTATCATCGGCATGAAGAAGACGCTCGTCTTCTACAAGGGAAGGGCCCCCAAGGGGGAGAAGAcaaactggatcatgcacgagTACAGACTCGAGAGCGGCAAGCAACCCACACCCAACCTGCCCACTAACATCGCCAAAGCCACCACCATTAATGCATCTTCCAAG GGGGAGTATGTGGTTTGTAGAATCTTCCATAAGAGTACTGGACTGAAGAAGGTGATGATGCCATCATATGACATGTCCATTCCCATGTCCATGGGGGGAGAGAAACAACAGGGCTTCCTCGACTCCACTACATTGGATCCTCTCATGGACTGCGACGTGTTGTCGTCACTGGCACCGCCGCCTCCGTTGCCTGCAACTTCTTTGGACCAGACGCATACCTTCGAGGCCGGATCGTTTGTGATGGGCAGTGCGGTGCTTCCGATGATGAACAATCACTACTTTGGGAACCACTACCAACAAATGATGGCCTTGCCACAGTCAATGTCATTCTACAACAACCACCAGCAACAGCAGATGATGGAGATGAGTGTAGACCAGGGCTTCATGGTTGGGGTCGATCCTGGGAGCGTTTCATCATCCATAGTGTGTCATGAGGACGTTGTGACCTGGTTGAGCAACAACAACTAG